A stretch of Procambarus clarkii isolate CNS0578487 chromosome 20, FALCON_Pclarkii_2.0, whole genome shotgun sequence DNA encodes these proteins:
- the LOC138366793 gene encoding probable inactive protein kinase DDB_G0270444 — translation MVTVVDIVTTVEMLPNHGRLIMCPRVFSSLESVEVTQEVTQEVTQEVTQEVTQEVTQEVTQEVTQEVTLEVTQEVTQEVTQEVTQEVTQEVTQEVTQEVTQEVTQEVTQEVTQEVTQEVTQEVTQEVTQEMTQEVTQEVTQEVTQEVTQEVTQEVTQEVTQEVTQEVTQEVTQEMTQEVTQEVTQEVTQEMTQEVTQEVTQEVTQEVTQEMTQEVTQEVTQEVTQEVTQEVTQEVTQEMTQEVTQEVTQEVTQEVTQEVTEEMTQEVTQEVTQEVTQEVTQEVMRETTSPPRLPFYKSVDVLVGTIQSIRPGEQDMYRPSDCCYLQQQPYRSNHH, via the coding sequence ATGGTGACAGTCGTTGACATCGTGACAACTGTGGAAATGTTGCCAAATCATGGACGGTTGATTATGTGCCCGAGGGTGTTCTCTAGCTTGGAATCTGTGGAAGTGACTCAGGAGGTGACTCAGGAAGTGACTCAGGAGGTGACTCAGGAAGTGACTCAGGAGGTGACTCAGGAGGTGACTCAGGAAGTGACTCAGGAAGTGACTTTGGAAGTGACTCAGGAAGTGACTCAGGAGGTGACTCAGGAAGTGACTCAGGAGGTGACTCAGGAGGTGACTCAGGAGGTGACTCAGGAGGTGACCCAGGAAGTGACCCAGGAAGTGACTCAGGAAgtgacccaagaagtgactcaggAGGTGACTCAGGAAGTGACCCAGGAAGTGACTCAGGAAATGACTCAGGAGGTGACTCAGGAAGTGACCCAGGAAGTGACCCAGGAAGTGACTCAGGAAgtgacccaagaagtgactcaggAGGTGACTCAGGAGGTGACTCAGGAAGTGACTCAGGAAGTGACTCAGGAAATGACTCAGGAGGTGACTCAGGAAGTGACCCAGGAAGTGACTCAGGAAATGACTCAGGAAGTGACTCAGGAAGTGACTCAGGAAGTGACTCAGGAAGTGACTCAGGAAATGACTCAGGAAGTGACTCAGGAAGTGACTCAGGAAGTGACTCAGGAAGTGACTCAGGAAGTGACTCAGGAAGTGACTCAGGAAATGACTCAGGAAGTGACTCAGGAAGTGACTCAGGAAGTGACTCAGGAAGTGACCCAGGAGGTGACCGAGGAAATGACTCAGGAAGTGACTCAGGAAGTGACTCAGGAAGTGACTCAGGAAGTGACTCAGGAAGTGATGAGAGAGACCACATCACCACCTCGTCTACCTTTCTACAAGTCAGTGGATGTGTTGGTTGGTACAATACAGAGTATCCGGCCTGGTGAGCAGGATATGTATAGGCCTTCGGACTGCTGCTACCTGCAGCAACAACCTTATCGATCAAATCATCACTAA
- the LOC123755249 gene encoding uncharacterized protein codes for MTFVPSVKLRGVVQRLILTEGKNTSHLSRCEMVSLLRGFNCVRADSEGSTVRADSEGSTVRADSEGSTVRADSEGSTGRADNEGSTVRADSEGSTVRADSEGSTVRADSEGSTGRADSEGSTVRADSEGSTVRADSEGSTVKADSEGSTGRADSEGSTGRADSEGSTVRADSEGSTVRADSEGSTVRELTVKVQLFNCERVDSEGSTVRADSEGSTVRADSEGSTVRAGNEGSTVKADSEGSTVKADSEGSTVKADSEGSTVKADSEGSTMKADSEGSTGRADSEGSTVRADSEGSTMKADSEGSTGRADSEGSTVRADSEGSTMKADSEGSTGRADSEGSTVRADSEGSTMKADSEGSTV; via the exons ATGACGTTTGTTCCGAGTGTAAAACTGAGAGGCGTTGTTCAGCGCCTCATACTGACTGAgggcaaaaatacaagtcaccttTCAAGGTGTGAAATGGTTTCTCTTCTGAGAGG GTTCAACTGTGTGAGAGCTGACAGTGAAGGTTCAACTGTGAGAGCTGACAGTGAAGGTTCAACTGTGAGAGCTGACAGTGAAGGTTCAACTGTGAGAGCTGACAGTGAAGGTTCAACTGGGAGAGCTGACAATGAAGGTTCAACTGTGAGAGCTGACAGTGAAGGTTCAACTGTGAGAGCTGACAGTGAAGGTTCAACTGTGAGAGCTGACAGTGAAGGTTCAACTGGGAGAGCTGACAGTGAAGGTTCAACTGTGAGAGCTGACAGTGAAGGTTCAACTGTGAGAGCTGACAGTGAAGGTTCAACTGTGAAAGCTGACAGTGAAGGTTCAACTGGGAGAGCTGACAGTGAAGGTTCAACTGGGAGAGCTGACAGTGAAGGTTCAACTGTGAGAGCTGACAGTGAAGGTTCAACTGTGAGAGCTGACAGTGAAGGATCAACTGTGAGAGAGCTGACAGTGAAGGTTCAACT GTTCAACTGTGAGAGAGTTGACAGTGAAGGTTCAACTGTGAGAGCTGACAGTGAAGGTTCAACTGTGAGAGCTGACAGTGAAGGTTCAACTGTGAGAGCTGGCAATGAAGGTTCAACTGTGAAAGCTGACAGTGAAGGTTCAACTGTGAAAGCTGACAGTGAAGGTTCAACTGTGAAAGCTGACAGTGAAGGTTCAACTGTGAAAGCTGACAGTGAAGGTTCAACTATGAAAGCTGACAGTGAAGGTTCAACTGGGAGAGCTGACAGTGAAGGTTCAACTGTGAGAGCTGACAGTGAAGGTTCAACTATGAAAGCTGACAGTGAAGGTTCAACTGGGAGAGCTGACAGTGAAGGTTCAACTGTGAGAGCTGACAGTGAAGGTTCAACTATGAAAGCTGACAGTGAAGGTTCAACTGGGAGAGCTGACAGTGAAGGTTCAACTGTGAGAGCTGACAGTGAAGGTTCAACTATGAAAGCTGACAGTGAAGGTTCAACTGTGTGA